One Gambusia affinis linkage group LG15, SWU_Gaff_1.0, whole genome shotgun sequence genomic window carries:
- the stard13a gene encoding stAR-related lipid transfer protein 13 isoform X7, whose protein sequence is MRASKIEAKEACDWLRAAGFPQYAQLYEDSQFPINISAVKRDHDFLDRDLVEPLCRRLNTLNKCASMKLDVSHPKKKSDDSDEDDPLAISKRWTFEWSSRRWSRLQDFLLDNTNESSPTGQGEGLRSTVSSESILTDLSEQEITEISSLHSEDSASAMPDSISMASLSASYQPPRELPHYNSLPIKSSRRGQGGKSKAKEFLRKMELMRTWGPSTMRKSSNRRPQLVISEPVLQGEEPHALQVLQCTPISQLENSPKHNHHTDGDEPPVSDSKTSQDQIMLNVSPSKETVAPSVQDPACTKPRTASKRSSMYLEDMELPSQGKRIESQSQFGRNQFRSYENLLIHIPKDHKPGTFPKALSIESLAPSPSDRNNNPQSHSQTSPNENGPGVPLSKPACPGAPRGSRVSVYDNVPGSHLYASTGDLLDFEKDNLFPHLDDIIQHVSGLQQIVDHWSRSVLPEGEGVEGEEGGEGRTTPSEGERDGVSLNDTDSTGTSRERRDSGVGASLTRPRLRWPSFRTSDHLNQPASSLQISSQSAGQLSLLQKFSLLRLTAIMEKYSMSNKHGWTWSVPKFMKRMKVPDYKEKSVFGVPLIVHVQRCGFPLPLCLQQALSHLRTYCLDQVGLFRKSGVKSRIQALRQQCELSPDCVNYDDQSAYDVADMVKQFFRDLPEPLLTSKLGETFLHIYQYVPKEQRLQAVRAAILLMPDENREVLQTLLYFLRDVTSLVEENQMTPMNLAVCLGPSLFHLSILKNEMLSPRSIQKKYATGRPDQKDLSENLAATQGLAHMITECQHLFQIPEEMVTQSRNSYMEAALMVPPLEELCKVQEEEDVDEEVEEEDEEASYNAHIEGLIQNLLKEAKDKSKGWVSRLSSDNTDLAFKKVGDGNPLRRWRVCLEVSASPSEVLQRLLKERLMWQTDLQQEKVLETLDKQTDVYHYSCCNMAPQPCYDYVVLRSWRTDLCKESCALVCVSVEHDDSPRVGAVRGVVLESQYLLEPCGTGKTRLTHISRVDLRGRSPEWYNKAFGHLCVNEAQSIRSSFLPGDQSPEAKN, encoded by the exons ATGAGGGCTTCCA AGATTGAGGCAAAGGAGGCTTGTGATTGGCTTCGAGCAGCGGGGTTTCCACAGTATGCCCAACTCTATGAAG ATTCCCAGTTTCCAATCAATATCTCCGCAGTGAAAAGGGACCATGACTTTTTGGACCGAGATCTGGTCGAACCTCTGTGTCG ACGCCTCAATACTCTGAACAAGTGTGCATCCATGAAACTCGATGTAAGCCACCCCAAGAAGAAG AGTGATGATTCTGATGAAGACGATCCTTTGGCTATCAGTAAGAGGTGGACATTTGAGTGGAGCAGCCGCCGCTGGTCACGTCTGCAGGATTTTCTATTGGACAACACTAATGAGAGCAGCCCGACAGGTCAAGGCGAGGGTCTGCGCAGCACAGTGAGCAGTGAGAGCATACTGACGGACCTGAGTGAGCAGGAAATCACTGAGATCTCCTCACTCCACAGTGAGGACTCGGCCTCTGCCATGCCTGACTCTATATCCATGGCGTCTCTGTCTGCTTCCTATCAACCACCGAGGGAACTTCCTCATTATAACTCCCTTCCCATTAAAAGCAGCCGTCGTGGGCAAGGAGGAAAGAGTAAAGCCAAAGAGTTTCTACGCAAAATGGAGCTGATGCGAACCTGGGGGCCATCGACAATGAGGAAAAGCTCAAATCGGAGGCCACAGCTGGTCATCAGTGAGCCGGTGTTACAGGGGGAGGAGCCTCATGCGCTTCAGGTGCTTCAGTGTACTCCCATCAGCCAATTGGAAAACAGCCCAAAACACAACCATCACACAGATGGCGATGAGCCCCCTGTTTCTGACAGCAAAACATCTCAAGACCAGATTATGCTAAATGTGAGTCCAAGCAAAGAGACTGTAGCACCGAGCGTTCAGGACCCTGCATGTACAAAACCGCGCACTGCCAGCAAGAGAAGCAGCATGTACCTGGAGGATATGGAGTTGCCTTCTCAGGGCAAGAGGATTGAGAGTCAGAGCCAGTTTGGCAGAAACCAATTTCGCTCATATGAAAACCTCCTCATTCACATCCCCAAAGACCACAAGCCAGGCACTTTTCCCAAAGCTCTGTCCATTGAAAGTCTGGCGCCTTCCCCCAGTGACAGGAACAATAATCCCCAGTCACATAGCCAAACCTCCCCAAATGAAAATGGCCCAGGCGTACCTTTATCTAAACCTGCCTGCCCTGGAGCTCCGAGGGGCAGCAGGGTGAGTGTTTACGACAACGTGCCGGGATCCCACCTTTATGCCAGCACAGGGGACCTTCTAGACTTTGAGAAGGACAATCTGTTTCCTCACTTAGACGACATCATCCAGCACGTCAGTGGCTTGCAGCAGATTGTGGACCACTGGAGCCGCAGTGTTTTGCCCGAGGGGGAAGGAGTGGAGGGGGAAGAGGGAGGGGAGGGCAGGACCACCCCCAGCGAAGGTGAGAGAGACGGGGTCTCCTTAAATGACACCGATTCAACAGGGACCAGTCGGGAGAGGCGGGACTCTGGAGTTGGGGCCTCGCTCACAAGACCTCG TCTCCGATGGCCAAGTTTCAGAACGTCTGATCATCTCAACCAGCCAGCATCTTCACTGCAGATCAGCAGCCAGTCGGCGGGTCAGCTGAGCCTGCtgcagaagttttctctgctcCGCCTCACCGCCATCATGGAGAAATACTCCATGTCTAACAAACATGGCTGGACATG GTCCGTGCCTAAGTTTATGAAGCGTATGAAGGTGCCAGACTACAAAGAGAAGAGTGTGTTTGGCGTTCCTCTGATTGTTCATGTCCAGCGCTGTGGGTTCCCACTTCCTCTGTGTTTACAACAGGCCCTCAGCCACCTCAGGACTTACTGTCTGGACCAG GTGGGATTGTTCCGCAAGTCTGGCGTAAAGTCCCGGATTCAGGCTTTGAGGCAGCAGTGCGAGTTGTCCCCTGACTGTGTAAACTACGACGACCAATCTGCATATGATGTGGCTGACATGGTCAAACAGTTCTTCAGGGACTTACCCGAACCTCTGCTTACAAGCAAACTGGGGGAAACTTTCCTGCACATTTACCAGT ATGTTCCTAAAGAACAGCGGTTGCAGGCCGTCAGGGCAGCCATATTGCTGATGCCTGATGAGAACAGGGAGGTTCTGCAGACTCTGCTCTACTTCTTGCGGGACGTCACCTCCTTGGTGGAGGAGAACCAGATGACGCCGATGAACCTCGCTGTTTGTCTGGGCCCATCTCTGTTCCACCTCAGTATCCTGAAGAACGAGATGCTGTCACCAAG GTCAATCCAGAAGAAGTACGCTACAGGCCGTCCAGATCAGAAAGACCTGAGTGAGAACCTTGCTGCTACACAGGGCCTGGCACACATGATCACAGAGTGCCAACATCTCTTCCAG ATCCCAGAGGAAATGGTAACCCAGTCCCGCAACTCCTACATGGAGGCCGCGCTGATGGTGCCCCCGCTGGAGGAGCTTTGCAAGGtccaggaggaggaagatgtggatgaggaagtggaagaagaggatgaggaaGCATCCTACAACGCACACATAGAAGGGCTGATCCAGAACCTGCTGAAAGAGGCCAAGGACAAGAGTAAAGGCTGGGTGTCTCGCTTGTCTTCTGACAACACAGATCTGGCATTTAAAAAG GTTGGAGACGGGAATCCTCTGAGGAGGTGGCGAGTTTGTCTCGAGGTGTCGGCGTCTCCCTCTGAGGTCCTGCAGCGGCTCCTGAAGGAGCGCCTCATGTGGCAGACAGATCTCCAGCAGGAGAAGGTTCTGGAAACGCTggacaaacaaacagatgtgTATCATTACAGCTGCTGCAATATGGCGCCTCAACCCTGCTATGACTATGTGGTACTAAG ATCGTGGCGTACAGACCTTTGTAAAGAATCCTGTGCGCTGGTGTGCGTGTCCGTCGAGCATGATGACAGCCCGCGTGTTGGAGCTGTGAGGGGGGTTGTGTTGGAGTCACAATACCTCCTTGAGCCCTGTGGGACAGGGAAGACCAGGCTCACACACATCTCCAGAGTTGATCTCAG GGGAAGATCTCCAGAATGGTACAACAAAGCGTTTGGTCATTTGTGTGTTAATGAAGCTCAGAGTATCCGCTCCTCATTCCTCCCAGGCGATCAGAGTCCTGAGGCGAAGAACTGA